From Triticum urartu cultivar G1812 chromosome 2, Tu2.1, whole genome shotgun sequence, a single genomic window includes:
- the LOC125536437 gene encoding transmembrane protein 45A-like: MGSFKGHLLPGTLFLAVGAWNVWAAVARFAFDPAGFRLLVWNPVGGGSSGALAHLELYVIAGGAFLDMCVEVLYSTHLHIFAPGGGVNPAHLNDLEHGGMLLMFFLFGALALLSEKTRYLPLTEGALCVVLATAFTAELLLFYFHSTTHQGLEGYYHYLLVLLIGLCVASTVLGALLPVSFPVDLASGVLMTLQGMWFYQMAFTLYGPMRPAGCHHDAGRNIECHGQAAGERAEQLANFQLFVCVFLVFTYTLGCYAVAAAKYGHPDLRTKHSVEMEHRENSADRGGLVGI, encoded by the exons ATGGGGTCGTTCAAGGGGCACCTTCTGCCGGGAACGCTGTTCCTGGCCGTGGGCGCCTGGAACGTGTGGGCGGCCGTGGCGCGCTTCGCCTTCGACCCGGCCGGGTTCCGCCTCCTCGTCTGGAACCCCgtgggcggcggcagcagcgggGCGCTGGCGCACCTCGAGCTCTACGTGATCGCCGGAGGCGCCTTCCTGGATATGTGCGTGGAGGTGCTTTACTCTACTCATCTCCACATATTTGCACCCGGCGGCGGAGTCAACCCGGCACACCTCAACGACCTCGAGCATGGCGGCATGCTGCTCATGTTCTTCCTCTTCGGTGCCCTCGCTCTCCTCTCTGAAAAGACGAG GTACCTGCCCCTAACGGAGGGCGCGTTGTGTGTGGTGCTGGCAACGGCCTTCACTGCAGAGCTGCTGCTCTTCTACTTCCACTCAACCACCCACCAGGGGCTGGAGGGATACTACCACTACCTCCTAGTTCTGCTGATTGGGCTCTGCGTCGCCTCCACCGTCCTCGGTGCGCTCCTCCCGGTGAGCTTCCCTGTCGACCTTGCTAGTGGCGTGCTGATGACCCTGCAGGGCATGTGGTTCTACCAGATGGCGTTCACGCTCTATGGGCCGATGC GCCCCGCGGGGTGCCACCACGATGCTGGCAGGAACATCGAGTGCCATGGGCAAGCGGCCGGGGAGCGCGCGGAGCAGCTCGCCAACTTCCAGCTCTTCGTGTGCGTCTTCCTTGTGTTCACCTACACCCTAGGCTGCTACGCCGTCGCCGCGGCCAAGTACGGCCACCCAGACCTCAGGACGAAGCACTCCGTCGAGATGGAGCACCGAGAAAATAGCGCCGATAGGGGTGGATTGGTTGGCATATGA